In Synechococcus sp. A18-25c, a single window of DNA contains:
- the pgl gene encoding 6-phosphogluconolactonase, with amino-acid sequence MSAYRIERAESKEALARRAAEHIGAAIDLALDQRDRAQVALSGGTTPAQAYALLAHEHLPWDRVDVLLGDERWVAADDESSNARMLRQTLLTSGQPGAKACFHPVPTISLPSAEASADAFSDLLGTICDGQPPVFDLMLLGLGDDGHTASLFPGTDAPTVCDRWTTVGRGKGLDRITLTAPVLSAARQVVFLVSGEGKRQALSRLLDPDESPERTPAKLVQPGSEILVLADQAASEGL; translated from the coding sequence CATTGAACGGGCCGAGTCCAAAGAGGCTCTCGCCCGGCGCGCTGCTGAGCACATCGGTGCTGCCATCGATCTTGCCCTTGATCAGCGGGACAGGGCGCAGGTTGCCTTGTCCGGTGGAACCACGCCAGCTCAGGCCTATGCCTTGCTTGCTCATGAGCACCTCCCATGGGATCGGGTGGATGTGCTGCTTGGCGATGAACGTTGGGTGGCAGCTGACGATGAATCCAGCAACGCCCGCATGCTTCGTCAAACCTTGCTGACATCGGGGCAGCCCGGAGCCAAAGCCTGCTTCCATCCAGTTCCGACCATTTCACTGCCGTCGGCAGAAGCAAGTGCTGACGCTTTCTCAGATCTTCTGGGCACCATCTGTGATGGTCAACCGCCTGTCTTCGATCTCATGCTTCTGGGCCTTGGCGATGACGGGCATACCGCGTCCCTGTTTCCCGGCACGGATGCACCAACGGTTTGCGATCGCTGGACCACCGTCGGTCGTGGCAAGGGCCTGGATCGGATCACCCTGACGGCGCCCGTGCTCAGTGCAGCTCGCCAGGTGGTGTTTCTGGTGAGTGGTGAAGGCAAACGTCAGGCGCTGTCGCGTCTGCTCGATCCCGATGAGTCGCCGGAACGCACACCTGCCAAGCTGGTGCAACCGGGATCCGAAATCCTGGTGCTTGCTGATCAGGCTGCTTCCGAAGGTCTTTGA
- a CDS encoding CIA30 family protein, whose protein sequence is MVAGQGFREWASLNDTIMGGASSAGCRVTDQGLRLEGEVVSEGGGFVSCRSPVFRPPLDLSGFNGLRLTLDGEGRSFKVAVACRDGVLGLTELIPGGLRWVTTVATQPSATTVVDIPFEQLRPVVRASPVSLPVRFDPSCITRLQLLHSRFGDDGQANPGYRSGPIQMLLRSIDAF, encoded by the coding sequence GTGGTTGCTGGCCAAGGGTTCCGTGAGTGGGCCAGTCTCAACGACACCATCATGGGTGGGGCCAGCAGCGCTGGTTGCCGTGTCACGGACCAGGGGCTGAGGCTCGAAGGTGAGGTGGTGAGTGAAGGCGGTGGTTTCGTCAGTTGCCGATCACCGGTGTTTCGTCCGCCCTTGGATCTCAGCGGTTTCAACGGTCTGCGCTTGACGCTGGATGGCGAGGGCCGCAGTTTCAAGGTGGCCGTGGCCTGCCGTGATGGTGTGCTCGGCCTCACTGAGCTGATTCCCGGTGGTTTGCGCTGGGTGACCACGGTCGCGACGCAGCCATCGGCAACCACTGTGGTCGACATTCCTTTTGAACAGCTCAGGCCTGTGGTGAGAGCCAGTCCGGTCAGCCTGCCCGTGCGTTTCGATCCGTCCTGCATTACTCGCTTGCAGCTGCTGCACTCCCGTTTTGGTGATGATGGACAGGCCAATCCTGGCTACCGATCTGGGCCGATTCAGATGTTGCTGCGTTCGATTGATGCCTTCTGA
- the ilvD gene encoding dihydroxy-acid dehydratase, with the protein MLRSDAVTLGIQRSPNRAMLRAVGFGDEDFGKPILGIANGYSTITPCNVGLDDLSKRAVEAARAAGGMPQMFGTITVSDGISMGTEGMKYSLVSREVIADAIETACNGQSMDGVLAVGGCDKNMPGAMLAMARMNIPSIFVYGGTIKPGKLGGCDLTVVSAFEAVGQLTNGNIDEEQLTAVEKNACPGAGSCGGMFTANTMSAAIETMGLSLPYSSTMAAEDQEKADSAARSAEVLLDAVKANIRPLDLMTREAFENAISVIMAVGGSTNSVLHLLAIARTAGVELSIDDFERIRQRVPVFCDLKPSGQYVTVDLHRAGGIPQVMKQLLDAGLLHGDCRTIEGKTLKEVLADVPSTPPAGQDVIRPISNPIYQKGHLAVLKGNLAIEGSVAKISGVKTPVLTGPARVFESEETCLAAILDRQIKPGDVVVVRNEGPVGGPGMREMLSPTSAIVGQGLGEKVALITDGRFSGGSYGLVVGHVAPEAAVGGTIGLVQEGDSITVDANQLLLQLNVDEAELERRRAAWTKPEPRYRTGILGKYARLVACASRGATTDHCD; encoded by the coding sequence ATGCTTCGATCCGACGCCGTCACCCTGGGGATCCAACGCTCCCCGAACCGCGCCATGCTGCGTGCTGTCGGTTTTGGTGACGAAGACTTCGGTAAGCCGATCCTGGGCATCGCCAACGGCTACAGCACGATCACACCCTGCAACGTTGGACTCGACGACCTGTCCAAGCGTGCTGTTGAAGCCGCCCGTGCCGCTGGAGGCATGCCTCAGATGTTCGGGACCATCACCGTCAGTGATGGCATCTCGATGGGGACGGAAGGGATGAAGTACTCCCTAGTCAGCCGCGAAGTGATCGCTGATGCCATCGAAACCGCCTGCAACGGCCAGAGCATGGATGGCGTACTGGCCGTAGGTGGCTGCGACAAGAACATGCCTGGCGCCATGTTGGCGATGGCCCGCATGAACATCCCGTCCATCTTTGTGTATGGCGGCACGATCAAACCAGGAAAACTGGGGGGCTGTGATCTGACCGTGGTGAGCGCCTTCGAGGCCGTGGGTCAGCTCACCAACGGCAACATCGATGAAGAGCAGCTCACTGCAGTGGAGAAAAACGCCTGCCCGGGAGCCGGCAGCTGCGGCGGAATGTTCACTGCCAACACCATGAGCGCGGCCATCGAAACCATGGGCCTGAGCCTGCCCTACAGCTCCACCATGGCTGCGGAGGACCAGGAAAAAGCCGACAGTGCTGCACGCTCGGCCGAGGTGTTGCTTGACGCGGTGAAGGCCAACATCCGTCCCCTCGATCTGATGACGCGAGAGGCCTTTGAAAATGCAATCAGCGTGATCATGGCAGTGGGTGGATCCACCAACTCCGTGCTGCACCTCCTGGCCATCGCGCGCACGGCTGGTGTTGAGCTGAGCATTGATGACTTCGAACGCATCCGCCAGCGCGTGCCTGTGTTCTGTGACCTGAAGCCCAGCGGCCAATACGTCACGGTGGATCTGCACCGAGCCGGTGGGATTCCTCAGGTGATGAAGCAACTGCTGGATGCTGGTTTGCTACACGGCGATTGCCGAACGATCGAAGGCAAGACCCTCAAAGAAGTCCTGGCGGATGTTCCCTCCACACCACCCGCAGGCCAGGATGTGATTCGCCCAATTTCAAACCCCATCTATCAGAAGGGTCACCTGGCCGTCCTCAAAGGCAACCTGGCCATCGAGGGCAGCGTGGCCAAGATCAGTGGTGTGAAGACACCCGTCCTGACGGGCCCCGCTCGAGTATTCGAAAGCGAGGAAACCTGCCTGGCCGCGATTCTCGATCGCCAGATCAAGCCCGGTGATGTGGTGGTGGTTCGCAATGAAGGACCCGTCGGTGGTCCGGGGATGCGCGAAATGCTCTCGCCCACCTCTGCCATCGTCGGTCAGGGGCTCGGTGAAAAGGTGGCGTTGATCACTGACGGCCGTTTCAGCGGAGGCTCCTACGGCCTAGTGGTCGGTCATGTGGCTCCGGAAGCTGCCGTCGGAGGCACCATTGGCCTGGTGCAGGAAGGCGACAGCATCACCGTCGATGCCAATCAACTGCTGCTGCAGCTAAATGTGGACGAGGCTGAACTCGAACGACGTCGTGCCGCCTGGACGAAACCGGAACCCCGCTACCGCACGGGCATTCTTGGCAAATACGCGCGGCTCGTCGCCTGTGCCAGCCGTGGTGCCACCACGGACCACTGCGACTGA
- a CDS encoding uracil phosphoribosyltransferase — protein MAKTLRVVVPPHPLIAHWLTVLRHQGTPAPLCRTAMEELGRWLTYEALRDWLPHRRDTVQTPLASTEGTVIEAGVPLLAVPILPGALHLWEGARQVLPNAELCLGGLPEAIETQAGVVLLLDQISQGDDLIDLLRSLERLGVEAPRLRVITTLTASPGLKRIGETYPEITIHTACIDAELDEQQRILPGIGDPLQRLGIRTSQAT, from the coding sequence ATGGCCAAGACTCTCAGGGTGGTGGTACCGCCCCACCCCCTTATTGCTCACTGGCTGACGGTGCTGAGGCATCAGGGCACTCCAGCGCCGTTATGTCGCACCGCGATGGAAGAGCTCGGCCGCTGGCTCACCTATGAGGCCTTGCGTGACTGGTTACCGCACCGCCGCGACACCGTTCAGACGCCTCTGGCCAGCACAGAGGGCACAGTGATCGAAGCGGGGGTTCCTCTACTCGCGGTGCCGATTCTTCCTGGAGCACTGCATCTTTGGGAAGGCGCGCGGCAGGTGCTTCCCAACGCTGAGCTCTGCCTTGGAGGGCTTCCTGAGGCGATCGAAACCCAGGCAGGTGTGGTGCTATTGCTCGATCAGATCAGCCAGGGAGACGACCTGATCGACCTGTTGAGATCGCTGGAGCGACTCGGTGTTGAAGCACCACGCCTTCGCGTGATCACCACGCTCACTGCGAGCCCGGGTCTGAAACGCATCGGCGAGACCTACCCCGAAATCACCATTCACACGGCCTGCATCGATGCTGAACTGGATGAGCAGCAACGCATCCTTCCAGGGATCGGTGATCCCCTGCAACGACTGGGAATCAGAACGTCTCAGGCGACCTAG
- a CDS encoding pentapeptide repeat-containing protein, which yields MAIALSLMVGFLSNGTAAEAITAPELRGQRAVQDISQDMHGRDLKEKEFLKADLREVDLSAADLRGAVINTSQLQEADLREADLQDVVAFSSRFDGADLRGANFTNAMLMQSRFNDAEIEGTDFTNAVIDLPQLKALCARASGVNSKSGVSTRESLGCR from the coding sequence ATGGCCATCGCACTGTCTCTGATGGTGGGTTTCTTGAGCAATGGCACTGCGGCTGAGGCGATCACAGCTCCTGAGCTGAGAGGCCAGCGCGCCGTGCAGGACATCAGCCAAGACATGCATGGTCGCGACCTGAAGGAAAAGGAGTTCCTCAAAGCTGATTTGCGCGAGGTGGATCTCAGTGCTGCTGATCTGCGTGGAGCGGTGATCAACACCTCACAACTTCAGGAGGCTGATCTGCGTGAGGCCGATCTGCAAGACGTGGTTGCCTTCTCCAGCCGTTTCGATGGCGCAGATCTGCGCGGCGCCAATTTCACCAACGCCATGCTGATGCAAAGTCGCTTCAACGATGCTGAGATCGAAGGAACCGACTTCACCAATGCGGTGATCGATCTTCCGCAGCTGAAGGCGCTGTGTGCACGGGCGAGTGGGGTGAACAGCAAGAGTGGCGTCAGCACCCGTGAATCGCTGGGCTGCCGCTGA
- the cobW gene encoding cobalamin biosynthesis protein CobW — MASRLPVTVITGFLGAGKTTLLRHLLTTSGQRLAVMVNEFGTVGLDGDLIRSCGFCPEEEVDARLVELNNGCLCCTVQDDFLPTMETLLQRSDQLDGIVVETSGLALPRPLLQALEWPEIRKRVHVNGVVTVVDGEALSAGSPVGDPDALERQRQDDPNLDHLTAIDELFENQLASADLVLISRGDRLEPNQLKAVQQDLATRLRAGAETLAISRGVVDPALVLGIDAKSEAKAEAHDHEHDHEHHGHSHSHDPRDGDGHDHHDHSHVEALSGQVRCEGSVSRQQLEQLLPDFVRRHGVIRLKGRVWLEGKSLPLQIQMVGPRLDSWFEAAPDQAWQPAGGRGLELVVIGLQADAADRLQDSLQPLMSCAPAST, encoded by the coding sequence ATGGCCAGCCGACTGCCTGTCACCGTAATCACCGGATTTCTGGGTGCCGGGAAAACAACCCTTCTGCGCCATCTGCTCACCACCAGTGGTCAGCGACTGGCCGTGATGGTGAACGAGTTTGGCACGGTCGGGCTGGACGGCGATCTGATCCGCAGCTGTGGTTTCTGCCCCGAGGAGGAGGTGGACGCACGTCTGGTAGAGCTGAACAACGGCTGCCTCTGCTGCACCGTTCAAGACGACTTTCTGCCCACGATGGAGACGCTGCTGCAGCGTTCCGACCAGCTCGATGGCATCGTCGTCGAAACCAGTGGGCTTGCGCTTCCAAGACCTTTGCTGCAGGCCCTGGAATGGCCAGAGATTCGCAAACGCGTCCACGTCAATGGCGTGGTCACGGTGGTGGATGGTGAGGCGTTGAGTGCTGGAAGTCCGGTCGGTGACCCTGATGCTCTGGAGCGTCAGCGCCAGGACGACCCCAACCTGGATCACCTCACCGCCATCGACGAGTTGTTTGAGAACCAGCTCGCGTCAGCCGATTTGGTGCTGATCAGCCGTGGCGACCGCCTTGAGCCAAATCAGCTCAAGGCGGTGCAGCAGGACCTCGCGACGAGGTTGAGAGCCGGGGCTGAAACATTGGCCATCAGTCGCGGAGTTGTGGATCCCGCCCTCGTGCTCGGAATCGACGCCAAGAGCGAGGCGAAGGCCGAGGCTCATGATCATGAGCATGACCACGAGCATCACGGCCACAGCCACAGCCACGATCCCCGTGATGGTGATGGGCATGATCACCACGACCATTCGCATGTGGAGGCCCTCAGCGGTCAGGTTCGCTGTGAAGGCTCCGTGTCCCGTCAGCAGCTGGAACAGTTGCTTCCTGACTTTGTCCGCCGGCATGGGGTGATTCGGCTCAAGGGCCGCGTCTGGCTGGAGGGCAAGTCGTTGCCGCTCCAGATTCAGATGGTCGGTCCGCGTCTGGACAGCTGGTTCGAAGCAGCGCCGGATCAGGCATGGCAGCCTGCTGGAGGCAGAGGCCTCGAACTGGTTGTGATCGGTCTTCAGGCCGATGCGGCAGATCGCTTGCAAGACAGCCTTCAACCCCTGATGTCATGCGCTCCAGCATCCACCTGA
- a CDS encoding isoprenylcysteine carboxylmethyltransferase family protein has protein sequence MSDWKQAFTGWGMSWDGWLHNRQGEWWLLAQLILIAAHLAPAWPAPDDFGGPWPTPLRLMGVMVLLLGLALAMQGFLTLGASLSPLPDPKPGAALVTEGVYRRCRHPLYRAVLVCSLGVVIALGSVLHLLLLLLLCVLLVGKARREEKALLCILPSYATYRTETPAIVAHCPGLDWRD, from the coding sequence GTGTCTGACTGGAAACAAGCCTTCACGGGCTGGGGGATGAGCTGGGATGGATGGCTTCACAACCGCCAAGGCGAGTGGTGGTTGCTGGCGCAGCTGATCTTGATCGCAGCCCATTTGGCACCAGCCTGGCCCGCACCGGACGACTTCGGTGGGCCATGGCCGACTCCGCTTCGGCTGATGGGCGTGATGGTGTTGTTGCTGGGTCTGGCACTGGCAATGCAGGGATTTCTGACTCTGGGAGCCAGCCTTTCGCCACTGCCAGATCCAAAACCGGGAGCAGCACTGGTCACCGAAGGGGTTTACCGGCGATGCCGGCACCCCCTGTATCGCGCCGTGCTGGTGTGTTCTTTGGGGGTGGTAATCGCGCTGGGGAGTGTTTTGCACCTGCTGCTCCTACTGCTGCTGTGTGTGCTGCTGGTGGGGAAGGCACGACGCGAAGAGAAGGCTCTGCTGTGCATCCTTCCTTCCTATGCGACCTACCGGACGGAGACGCCTGCCATCGTTGCTCACTGCCCTGGACTGGATTGGCGCGACTGA
- a CDS encoding SDR family NAD(P)-dependent oxidoreductase encodes MRTAVITGANRGIGAAVARALLDEGHRLCLAVRDPATLVGSDLDPQRHSARLIACRYDARDPDDAERVIATTQAHFNGLDTVIHCAGILRRTPLVFRDDQRGEPDELWRVNVMGPWLLTRAAWPALVTSSQGRIQVLVSMSGKRCKGTLAGYTASKFALMGLCQAMRNEGWEQGIRITAICPGWVNTDMASAVQSMAPEAMTQPEDLGRLSAHLLTLPDSAVPFELAVNASLEHG; translated from the coding sequence ATGCGAACCGCAGTGATCACTGGTGCGAATCGGGGGATCGGTGCCGCCGTGGCCCGCGCTCTGTTGGATGAAGGTCATCGCCTTTGCCTGGCCGTCCGAGATCCAGCGACGCTGGTGGGCAGCGACCTCGACCCTCAACGGCATAGCGCGCGATTGATCGCCTGCCGCTACGACGCCCGAGATCCTGACGATGCCGAGCGGGTCATCGCAACCACCCAGGCCCATTTCAACGGTCTCGACACGGTGATCCATTGCGCTGGAATTCTGCGGCGGACCCCTCTGGTGTTCCGTGATGATCAGCGTGGGGAGCCCGACGAACTTTGGCGCGTCAATGTGATGGGGCCCTGGTTGTTGACCCGTGCCGCGTGGCCTGCGTTGGTGACGTCATCGCAGGGACGGATCCAGGTGTTGGTGTCGATGAGCGGTAAGCGCTGCAAAGGGACGTTGGCGGGTTACACCGCCAGCAAATTTGCGTTGATGGGGCTCTGTCAGGCCATGCGCAATGAGGGTTGGGAGCAGGGAATCCGCATCACGGCCATCTGTCCAGGCTGGGTCAACACCGACATGGCGTCGGCGGTTCAATCCATGGCACCTGAAGCCATGACCCAGCCGGAGGATCTTGGTCGCTTGTCAGCGCATCTGCTCACGCTTCCTGATTCCGCTGTGCCGTTTGAGTTGGCGGTGAATGCCTCGCTGGAGCACGGCTGA
- the purS gene encoding phosphoribosylformylglycinamidine synthase subunit PurS: MPRYQARVLVHLRPSVLDPAGEAARAASARLGVDGVERLRIGKAVELELEAPDEAEARRRLELLSDRLLANPVIENWTLELTQS, encoded by the coding sequence GTGCCGCGTTATCAAGCCCGTGTTCTGGTGCATCTGCGCCCATCGGTTCTCGATCCAGCTGGTGAAGCCGCACGGGCTGCCTCCGCCCGCTTGGGCGTTGATGGTGTCGAACGTTTGCGCATCGGTAAGGCTGTGGAACTGGAGCTGGAGGCTCCCGATGAAGCGGAGGCGCGCCGTCGCCTTGAACTGCTCAGCGACCGCTTGCTGGCCAACCCCGTGATCGAAAACTGGACGCTGGAGCTGACCCAGTCATGA
- the purQ gene encoding phosphoribosylformylglycinamidine synthase subunit PurQ — translation MSIGVVVFPGSNCDRDVRWATEGCLGLSTRYLWHEERDLSGLDAVVLPGGFSYGDYLRCGAIARFAPVLESLLDFAASGGRVLGICNGFQVLTELGLLPGALTRNRDLHFICEDAPLAVVSDRTPWLASSHRGAQFSLPIAHGEGRYQCSEDTLKQLQDDDAIALRYCSNPNGSVSDIAGITNPAGTVLGLMPHPERACDAQTGSTAGRAILEALLS, via the coding sequence ATGAGCATTGGGGTTGTTGTTTTTCCAGGGTCAAACTGTGATCGCGATGTGCGCTGGGCCACGGAAGGGTGCCTGGGCCTCTCGACGCGCTATCTCTGGCATGAAGAGCGTGATCTCAGCGGCTTGGATGCTGTGGTTCTCCCTGGGGGCTTCAGCTACGGCGACTATCTGCGTTGCGGTGCCATTGCACGGTTCGCGCCGGTGTTGGAGTCACTGCTTGATTTCGCCGCGTCCGGCGGTCGGGTGCTCGGCATCTGCAACGGCTTTCAAGTGCTGACGGAACTGGGTCTGTTGCCAGGAGCTCTCACCCGCAACCGCGACCTCCACTTCATCTGTGAAGACGCTCCCTTGGCCGTGGTTAGCGACCGGACTCCATGGCTGGCATCCAGCCATCGTGGCGCTCAGTTCAGCCTGCCGATCGCCCACGGAGAGGGTCGCTATCAGTGCAGTGAAGACACTCTGAAACAACTGCAGGATGACGATGCCATTGCGCTTCGCTACTGCAGCAATCCCAATGGTTCGGTTTCAGACATTGCTGGGATCACCAATCCTGCCGGCACGGTTCTCGGTCTGATGCCTCACCCGGAGCGAGCTTGTGATGCGCAGACCGGCAGCACCGCAGGTCGCGCCATCTTGGAAGCCTTGCTCTCCTGA
- a CDS encoding LD-carboxypeptidase: MRRRSLLELAVAAGSGLVASTWHVGAHGRPTPAAASGPQPLRRGSRLRALNPGTWIEPDVDFNVLVQRCEQEGWVLELPDAVRGQWQWFSATDAQRRDSIASAWRDPSLDGVIYVGGGWGAARVLEAGLKFPDRPLWALGFSDSSALLLAQWQAGLQGAVHGAYWGPDDQWQRTVELLKGRSVEPLQGRGVCGGLAHGPLVVTNLTVATHLIGTPWFPSLAGAIVILEDVGEAPYRIDRMLTQWRAAGLLEGVAGVGCGRFSWKEDDILPGDFSMAEILEERLSDLDVPLVVDLPLGHGLPNFSLPLGRPSWLNAQTGQLS; this comes from the coding sequence ATGCGGCGACGGTCCTTGCTGGAGCTGGCTGTTGCGGCTGGCTCCGGGTTGGTGGCCTCGACGTGGCATGTCGGGGCTCATGGGCGACCCACTCCTGCCGCTGCCAGTGGTCCCCAACCGCTGCGTCGCGGTTCACGTCTGCGAGCTCTGAATCCAGGTACCTGGATCGAACCAGACGTTGATTTCAATGTTCTTGTGCAGCGTTGTGAGCAGGAGGGTTGGGTGCTGGAGTTGCCCGATGCGGTGAGGGGCCAGTGGCAATGGTTTTCAGCGACGGATGCTCAGCGTCGTGATTCGATTGCATCGGCGTGGAGAGATCCAAGTTTGGATGGTGTGATTTATGTGGGTGGTGGCTGGGGGGCCGCTCGGGTGCTTGAGGCGGGCCTGAAATTTCCGGACCGTCCCCTATGGGCCCTTGGTTTTTCAGACAGCAGTGCGCTGCTTCTTGCGCAATGGCAAGCGGGACTCCAAGGGGCGGTGCATGGGGCGTACTGGGGACCGGATGATCAATGGCAACGCACAGTGGAACTGCTCAAGGGGCGCTCTGTTGAGCCGCTTCAGGGACGTGGTGTCTGCGGAGGACTAGCGCATGGTCCTCTGGTTGTGACCAACCTCACAGTGGCAACACACCTGATTGGTACGCCTTGGTTCCCGTCGTTAGCAGGAGCCATCGTGATTTTGGAAGATGTCGGTGAAGCTCCCTACCGGATCGACCGCATGCTCACTCAGTGGCGCGCTGCGGGACTGTTGGAGGGTGTGGCTGGTGTGGGCTGCGGTCGCTTCAGCTGGAAAGAGGATGACATTCTCCCTGGAGATTTTTCGATGGCGGAGATTCTTGAGGAACGTCTTTCTGATCTGGATGTTCCCCTTGTGGTGGATCTTCCCCTTGGTCACGGCCTGCCTAATTTCTCGCTTCCCCTGGGTAGGCCGTCATGGCTGAATGCTCAGACTGGGCAATTATCGTGA
- a CDS encoding TMEM175 family protein — protein sequence MNNNNCCPAEYLACQGTFPWLSYDRSQDRPSSLISNQEQHINSEIEKRSFNRLINFTDAVSAIAITLQLLPLVNIKAIEGESIWQLLGNNASRVLVFCCSSLIVSFFG from the coding sequence ATCAATAATAACAACTGCTGTCCAGCAGAATATCTTGCATGCCAGGGGACGTTCCCCTGGCTTTCCTATGACCGATCACAAGATCGCCCATCGAGTCTGATAAGCAACCAAGAACAGCACATTAACTCAGAAATCGAAAAGCGATCGTTCAATCGACTGATCAATTTCACCGATGCTGTGAGCGCAATTGCCATTACACTGCAGCTGTTACCGCTGGTTAACATCAAAGCGATTGAAGGAGAGTCGATCTGGCAATTATTAGGGAACAATGCCTCGCGAGTTCTTGTTTTTTGCTGCAGCTCCTTGATCGTGTCTTTTTTTGGCTGA
- a CDS encoding CARDB domain-containing protein codes for MPDLTIANTVTDLIQGDVQEHFAFSRIPLQGDVLGLGTTSSLDNGELTFLPSPDGQRTTIWKCEAFNGGLRAVRDGDGSSNFPYVCFTRDASSLQRPVDLSALTCSKDAPLQALVADAIRVGRQSGALEEAAIYGVRALTTWDELVITVASKLCMGQQRRNRQWASSESGDGLASTSIYDLLQHYRLAPEDPGNPGDPVRFLGRSLQWDCCGFFDCEPELGRVTVPQAGAFLHIHGCSTDLRNGGHLHHEHPSSHLRRLERLVLYPLTSIRLLSSDLCVRGVEVDGQTLRFSVCNEGELDVSDIGVVVVVDDRYSDHRFLRVPWLDAGGEERFTMPLGLEAGSHDLVVIVDHSQQVIEPESTRANNRVHRRITV; via the coding sequence ATGCCGGATCTGACCATCGCCAACACCGTGACTGATCTGATCCAGGGTGATGTGCAAGAGCATTTCGCCTTCTCCCGCATTCCTCTACAGGGGGATGTTCTGGGTCTGGGAACCACCAGCAGCCTGGATAACGGTGAGTTGACCTTCCTGCCGTCACCCGATGGTCAACGCACCACCATCTGGAAATGCGAAGCCTTCAACGGTGGTCTTCGTGCTGTTCGCGATGGGGACGGCAGTTCCAATTTTCCCTACGTCTGTTTCACTCGGGATGCCAGCTCACTGCAGCGTCCGGTGGACCTCAGCGCACTGACCTGCAGCAAGGATGCACCGCTCCAGGCGCTGGTCGCTGATGCGATTCGTGTTGGGCGTCAGTCCGGTGCGCTTGAAGAGGCTGCCATTTATGGCGTTCGCGCTCTCACAACCTGGGACGAACTGGTCATCACCGTGGCGTCCAAGCTCTGCATGGGTCAGCAGCGGCGCAACCGTCAATGGGCCAGCAGCGAGTCGGGCGATGGACTGGCATCCACCAGCATCTACGACTTGCTGCAGCACTATCGGCTGGCCCCAGAGGATCCTGGAAATCCTGGCGATCCCGTGCGTTTTCTCGGCCGCTCACTGCAGTGGGACTGTTGTGGATTCTTTGACTGCGAACCTGAGTTGGGCCGCGTGACGGTGCCACAGGCTGGAGCGTTTCTGCACATCCATGGTTGCAGCACAGATTTGCGCAACGGTGGGCATCTTCACCATGAACATCCCTCCAGTCATTTGCGCCGACTGGAGCGACTTGTGCTCTATCCCTTGACCTCAATCAGGTTGCTGAGCAGTGATCTCTGTGTGCGTGGTGTTGAGGTGGATGGCCAAACACTGCGGTTCAGCGTCTGCAACGAAGGCGAACTTGATGTCAGTGATATTGGGGTTGTGGTGGTGGTTGATGATCGCTACAGCGATCATCGCTTTCTGCGCGTACCATGGTTAGACGCTGGAGGTGAAGAGCGGTTCACAATGCCGCTTGGCCTTGAGGCCGGTTCGCATGATCTTGTGGTGATCGTGGATCATTCGCAGCAGGTGATTGAGCCTGAATCGACGCGAGCGAACAATCGTGTGCACCGTCGCATCACGGTTTGA